From Arachis hypogaea cultivar Tifrunner chromosome 3, arahy.Tifrunner.gnm2.J5K5, whole genome shotgun sequence:
GGACATTGAGATTTTTGGGTTTCACATATCTTGTCATGCAGAACATATTATGGGTTGTCTATTAATTTTCCAAAGAAGACTGTATTGAAAATATAGGAGGAGTGTCTCTAGGAGATGAGGAAAATTGTTAAGAGATTACACATAAACATAATAAGTAGTTGAGGCATGTGATATAGTGACAAAGGTGTTCGAATCCTAGCACTGATAGCTAGATGCCTAGATTAGTGTATGTGACTGAGTGTATGAGTGTatttgtataataataataataataataataataataataataataataataataataataataataataataataataataataataagaacattGTGTAAAAAGTTGGAATCAATTGTCTAAGACTCTAAGGAGGTTATTTGTTCAAACTACTACAAGCAAATAGaagttatttgttattttaagCAAATTGGACCTTTATAATGTACTTATCTATTGAATTTGAATCATTTTACTTATTGTTAGTTTAATCTATTAGATTTTGTTTCAACTCAGTACATaagatattataattattattattgtatagtAAATAACTAATGCCAAGTTCAATCCATTAGTTTGGTTTCTTTCTGTATTATATATATTCTCTATGAACATACCAAAGGATATTCAACACTACTTGCACGAGATTAGAATAAAACAGGAGACAaatgtttaatattttaaaaatttgttgtgtAGCATATTACTATGAAGTCTTATATTTTCGTATAATCTTCTTATCACTATATTTTGACTAAAAAAACAATATAAtgacacattttttttatttgctgtGTACTTATCATTCTATTAAATAAATCATgaatagagaaaaataaattgtacaaatattttttactaaatattaaaaaCCTTATTAGTATATCATGAAATAAAATACATCAGAATAAAATgcaattttcatttttctttttttatgccATGATAAAACAGCCAACATGCCCAAATAAACCAGGAAGTGATTGATGACTAATAAATAATAACTCTTCCATCTCCATAGCATTTTCTAAATTTCCACATTCATAAATATCCCCACAGCATACATACAAACTTGACAAGTCATGCTACTAATTAATAGTTTCCATATGTTATATATTATTATGAtatgattattattaatttttaagtgtcatatatatatacttgGGAGAAGGTTATGCTGCTGTTTCAGTAGTTGATGGCTTgagaagtgaagaagaagaaccaaGAGGCTCATGCACTACAGAGTTGGAAGAAACTGATATGGGATTTCCCTCAAGCTGCAACATAATACTTCCTAGTATTTCAGTTAACAGTTTCTTGAATTCATCTTCTTTAACCATCTTCGCATCATCTGCATTCATCATCTTGAACACTTCTCCGATAACCTTATCCATCTGCATATATAACAATCAAACCATCACAAAGTTCACCTACCCACTTTTGAAACATCAAAATATTACTCCCTCTGATTTAAAATACCTGTCAATTCGGATAAATCATGGTCCGAACTAACAGTTGTTATAAATCAGAAGGAATATAAAGCAACTTCGATAAATTATTTGGGATCATACCTCTTCAATTGCACCAAATGGTGGTAATCCAGCAGATGGAGACACTCCATCTAGTGCTAGCCGCAGATACTCCTTTGAAATTTTTCCATTCTTATCTTTAGGCAAATTCTCTACAACTGAATTCAAAGTCTGCATATCCAACTATAGAATGGTCAACTCAATGCAAGATTTTAACAAAAGTAAGTAAAGataattagtatatataatatataatatgatcCTAACTTATAAACAAATGAATTAACCTTGTCAAATTCAAACTTGTTAGATAGTAGTCTCTTAACACCAGATCCATCAAAGGTGTTTTCGCTATGAGCAACAATGACAGGTTGCTCCTTAAGCCGTTCAGCTACACATAATGCAACTTTCTTAAACCCCTCTAAAAATGTCTCTTGATTTTCAGAAGCAAGAGGCTTATCCCAATCAGGTCCACCTTGAGATAACAGTACAGGTTCCACAATGTTGCTAAACACCTAAACACATTAACATAAACCAATAAGTACAAAATGAACTTGGCATTACTCTGTGTGTAAGTCAACAATTAACCGACTtcgactacatgaatcaaacgatatCAGAATACAGTGGACAGTAAGTACAAAATGAACTCAGCATAAGTGTGTAAAATTTTCATTTCTAAGAAGTCAATAATTAACAGACAAACAAATAAGAACTTAGACTACACAAATCAAACGGCATCAGAATATAGGGTCATGTACTTGATCAAGGCAAACAAAGTTTGTAACAAAGGTTGGTATTTGATGATTACCCAAGAATCTGAAGCAGGAGGAATTCCTTGATCAACAGTGAGTTTAGAAAAAGCTTCAACTATATGGTGACGAAGTGATTTTTGAGGGGAACCAATCTGAGAGAATATGGATGCCATTTCAGCTTCATAACTTGGGCCATTAAGAAACTCAAGAAGATCTTCACCATCAATGCGTAGAATCACAATTGGATCTCTCTTCAAACCAGCAGCCATACCCAACAGAATGTCTGACAGAACCTCCTTGAACTCACTCTTGCTCACTTTTTCTTGCTTGCCATGTGTGAACTCATTCAACACCTATGAAACAAAAACCCCATTGGAGCATTAAAACAAACATCTCATATGCATTAATCCTGATTCATATGGTACATTGCTTTTACACGTCACAATAATATCCTTAGAATCATATTGCTATATGTTGTGACTAATGTATCATgctttatatatttattgttttgcTGTCTTTAGCACATATAGTTATATTTGTTAGGTGAGAAATTTTACTTTTTCCAAAAGCATGCCACAAAAAAAGAGCAACTTTTTTTGTCCCCAGAATATGACATTGCCTTCAAAATGCAGCTAGGAGCAAAACTTTCCAAGCATATGTTGACTTTTTGTTACTACAAACTCTGAAAGTCTAATAACTCCAAACTTTCTAGCATTTTCTTAATAAGCATAGTAGTTAATTAGTTTTGAGGTATGATTTTGAAGTTTAAACAGCACAAATAATCAACACTTTGACACACTAATATTTTTAGTTCCAGCATGTTCCTTAACCAGATTCTTCCTTATATATGTTGATAAGAAGATGAGCACAAAAAAGTGAAGtaacaaagaaaagaaatcaaTTGCAAATTTGCAACCAAAAAAGAGAGTCCCACAAAACCGACCAAGTTATCTTATtcattcatatataataataataactattttaataatattgtTTTTGGGACCAACAAAAAGTCAATTCTTGGTGAAAGAAAATCTTATGTGATGTCTCAAAAAGGATCACAAGTATAAAAACAATATACATGATATATAAATAAACcacataattgaaaaaataaaaagggtaTGGTTCTCCATCAACATCTGATGCATTAATCACAGAGATTATGTAAATTGCCATATAGAAGATGCAGAAATGGCTTCATTATAATTCTTGTATTGCCACAACAGAAACAAAGAAAGGAACAATAACATTCAACTAATAAACAAAAAACAACAGACATGGGAACAGAATCAAAACTGATGAAGATAATAATGACATAAGATTGAAAATAGTATTATGTGAAAATTGAAAAACATTAGAATTGGGAAGAATAGAATGCTACGAGCAAATTAAAACTTGaagatataaaacaaaaaaagtcaacataCATAAACACCTTATCTTCTTATTGAGTCGGTTTGACATGCAcgtttattttcttgccctcaGTCCTTTTCACTAAGGACCTCATTATTAGTAGTAACTTATTTTTCACTCTAGTAATATCTAAATCTTATTCATGTTAAGAAAATATGTCAATCCTCTGCGGTtatttcatgcaaaatttaatagttaaaaaaaattgtataataaattatttaacagtcttaactattaatttcacataaaaataaccccacctacctcataaTAGATGTGGTCAGAATCAGGATTAGAACCCTGAGCAGGGAGACCAAGAGCAGCACCAATATCAGCAACAGCAGGTTGAAGTTCCttcacagaaagcttgccatctcTGTCTCTATCCAGCTCCTGAAACTTATGGTCCACGAAGTTGCTGAACACTGCCTCGTTCCCAACCAACTCCATTATATTGGAACCGTCTAGAACCTGTCCATTCTTTGCTGATGAACCGTTATTCACTCTTCTCTCCATGATTCCTgtgactcacttttcttttcttttcttttctcccttttaatTTCCTTAGCTTCCTCCTCTCGTGACTCCAACTATCTTATTAAAGTGTGTTTGTGTGAGGGAGAGAGTTGAGGATTCTCTATGAGATCACATACACactttttagttttcttttgtgtttgtatctatctatatatctatatatacatGTGTGTGCCTAGTGGCTGTCAACTATCAAATCTCAAGTTTCAATTAAGGATTCTCTTCTCGAAGCCTCATGCTTGTgcttcctttttttatttatgatgatAATCATCAATTTCATTTCTAACAAAATGGTAAAACAAATACATCATGttaggaaaataataaaaaattaattaaaataatttaaatttacctttttattaattaatattttttattattaaaatttaaaattaaattttaatatataaaattaattaaatattaattaaaaataataaattttattcatcTCATACCACAAAAAGTAATTATTCTATACACATAATACGTAAGAGCACGTAGTAGCAGACACTTAGGTCAAAATGAAAGCAGCTTATAAGGGTAATCCACTATCTAATTAGTGGTATGTTTGGTGTTAACTAATATTAGTTAaagtaataaatatttaataatttattattttactttattgatTTATTAAGTTGATTAAATAaaagttagttttttaaaataaatattaagaagtatattagaaaattttaactgattttataaaatttcagcTAGAGATAATCTAATTTCTGTATCCagataaattttatgattatattatgtatatactaaaatcaattatcagtataaaatatatattaaaatataaatatatattaaaaataaattaaactatatatatatttatatataaatacattaataactaattttagtatactaaTATCATTTTTGTAAATTCTAATGTTGACATCCAATTTATGTATTGAAGATTGAACGCATGCAACTTGGGCAAGATTTTTGGTAAGAATCTAATACTgataaaaagaaattttaattataattaagattaaaaatgtgaatactaattttaattatatcatatgtatattaaaaattaactattaaaatttaaaaattaattattaatataaaatatataaaatataaaatattatttaaaataaattaatattacatgtgtttatatataaatatatatacataataattaatttggtgGTTGATATTTgatgtatataaaattttttattaatttataataactTTATAGCAAATAAGTATTAGAAATTAGCAAGATAGTATTATtttaataagtaaaataaaataaagtgagAATATATAATTGAATGTGATTGCCATTTGCTATATATAGATTGTGGAAATGACACAATGATGCCTGGAGGCTGGAGACTCAAATATAAGCACCGGCGTGAAGAGAACATTAACATGCTGGGTCccaaaaaaaggaaataaaaaagaaaccaataataaaataaaattatggaCGGCAaccataataataaattaataataataaaatacttaACATGTGCTACAAAAACCAAGATCATGAATGGCTCGCAGATAATATAAACCTTTCACTTTTTTACGTgctttaaagtttaaattaaacaTAGACatcgctatatatatatatatatatatatatatatatatatatatatatatatatatatatatatgtgtgtgtgtgtgtgtgtgtgtgtgtgtgtgtgtgtgtgtgtttaacgTCCACAATTATAATCttcaattcttttaaaaaaatatatatttgtttcTTGAATTTTATTTCCTCGCATCTTTGTTAATTGCTATGAAGctgttaattttataattttttttcctctTAATATCTGGTTCATCAGAATTCGTGCAAGAATAAAATTCTTTCTATTCATTAATATTTGACACGTATGTATTTGCATGGTTGAAGTTAACACCATGTAAAATTACAACGTTCAAGGTTTGATTACCTCATCCATAAGACTATAATGCACATGGTTACCGAATATATGATATAGTATCTAGTCACAACCTTATTGTCAATgatttaataataacaataatacttacatatcaaataataaataataatcttaTAGAAAAAAAGATGGTCACAAAAACTTGCTCCACTTTTATTATGGTTAAAATGGAATGGTTGGTAACCACAAAAGTATTTGTGGGTGAAACACGTGGGGCGGTTCTAATTCCAACACCAATTGGGTTATATTAATATGGGTTCTTGTTTATCCATAACTATTGATAACTATTGATTTTTGTCAAAGTTACAAACAGACAAGTCCAAAATTCGTTTGACCTTACTTTAATTTGGGTTGGCCCGAATATATTTGTGACACTTCATATTCTACTTTCCTTACGCTCTTGGCTTCTACTTACTTCTTTGTGTTATGTGGGAGTTTGAATGTTCAGTAAACAAAatatatgataataaaaaaacataCGATGTATATTCattttatcaatataaaaaataatttttaaaaatacaaatgataaataattcttaaataatttaaaaatatgaaaaaaataataaaaaatatcatattttttataagtgacaaaaaaatttatgtatttatcaaataatttgtgtatttgattcagatttttttggtgatatttaaataattatttaaaaaatatacacaaaaaataaagcaaaatttgattttaaattttttattttttaaaatatttggtcattcataataatttttttaaatatttagtataaaataatcaaatttaaagataaaatatttattttctaacaatatttataaaaaaattacattaaaatttgatctctaattttaaaatatatatatatatttaaataaaaggtaaaaacatctaataaaaatattttaattatttttataataaaaatattatagttattttttataaaaatattaatttataatttaaaatttaatttattatatttttggctaaactaatttattcaatttaattttaataaaaacaacataatttaattaattatatgtattaaattttaatttttaaaaaatatatttaaaaaagtatttttgatATCTTTATCTAACTTGGTCCATTAGCAACCCATCAACTGGGATCTCTATTTGATTGACGAAAATGAATACCCGGCACGTTGTTATGTAATGCAATGTAAGTATTTTTCCCAATAAAATTTGGCAATTTGATTAATTAGTTAAACAAAACAAACTTTCTTAAATTATTGGGTTATAtttctttcttaaataaataatttcaacagcaacatagtataatatttaataaataattttgtcaCTCCAATCTCTactgttattattaatttatgaaaaatgttaggaattaatatttttatcaaatatttgttaatattttaaatcaacatcatatttttatataaccaatatttaaatttaaaatttaatatttaaaatttaaaatggacaaATATcagctaaaaataataattttgttgattatataatattatttttaggacAATTtacctatataaaataaaatttgaaaacctTTACTTGATTACAACAATTGAAAACTTGTTTCGTTAATATCTTGTTTTACTTTTTATATAATCCGTGGGAGCCAACCACGGTTTCAAGATTACACATAAACCGTGGCAGCAAAGGATTACATGCAATTAGCCACGGTTTATGCATGAGCAAACTTATTTACGTTTTAATACGATTTGAattgtattagtatatttttattttttaatcaatttaattttatataaataattagaattttaaattataaaatttgtattactttgtaatttaaaatttaaatagacataatttaaattaataatttataaaattgtatatATTCGTATTATTGTATTCATATGAATATTTGAAACTAACTATAACTAACTATATAAGTTTATAAATATGATACTATAAGTTTACAAATATGATACTATATAAATTAATGATATGTGTAAACTTATAGTTAATTATTGTAATTGTGTAAAATAAAGTACTTTATAAGGATATTTATTGAAActaatatgttaattatttatatacttaaTCGGGACATTATAATTtgcattaaaatagaaaaattattaaaattatcatgGCTTATTATAATCAACTACTATTAATATTATTGCACATCATTCAGCCACTATATTTATAATTCAATGATTATAATGTAATTTGAAGTAGTCCAAAGTTAAAATACATGATATAAGACATCCAACGCAAttacattgtgaactttacacataTATGTACTAatatctcaaaaactcaaaactcAGTCAAAGATCAATAGGCATATTTAACAATTGTCACTGAAGTTATTacatataattcaaaaattaaattataccacTCAATGGTATTAtcagatgataatttaaaatgttgaggataaatagaaataaaagatgaaattaaatgataattaaatacattcatattatttttaaattaaaaaaatatacttatttaaaataatatgattaattttatttaaatttaaaatttttaataagaatatgtttatttaaaatattaaaatttaaaattttaaataaatctacttatattaattttaaattttatttaaaataaaacgaATATGtttatttcaattaaaaaattaaaataataagagtacatttatttaaaaaattttaatttaaaaataatataagtgtatttatttgttagttaaaaattaacaactattattttttttaaatcgagtaaatataattaatcatatgagtacaatagtaaaaaaaatcatatgaatACAATAATATGAATACatacaattttattaattattaatttaaattatgtctatttaaattttaaattacaaactaatacaaatttttaatttaaaattataattatttatataaaattaaattaattaaaaaaataaaaatatactaatacaatTCAAATCGTATTAAAACGTAAACAAGTTTGCTGAGTCCATTAACCACAAAACTCCTCGAATCCTCTCTCAACCACCCAACTTCACATAGCCGTTCATGTATAAACTGTGGCTACCTCCAAAGTTTTATGCACACAAAATCTTTCTTATAAACCGTGACTGCTTTTCATGGTTTATGTGTTGCATTCATCGAAGGTAAATTGTGGCTGCCTCCCACAGTTTATGTTGAATACGAATTACATGTAATCTTTTGCTGTCAGTCACGATTTATGTGTAATCTTAAAATCGTGGTTAACTTCTACGGATTATATAAAAAGTGAAACAAGACATTCACAAAACAAATTTACAATTgttataatcaaataaaaatttcaaaatttattttatataagtaaattgtccttatttttaatttattatcctCTAACTCCACAGTTATTGGACGCAACTGGATTAAATAGTGTTACTATCATTCGATATTTTTGACGTTTTATCCCCTTAATTAAGAATAACTTTATTATATTAATTCTTGTCACCGTTAAGCAAACTAAGATAATTCTCTAAACTCCACGGTTAATGAATATGGCATATCATTGTATAAGCAAAATCTGACTTCTAAAAGGACAGTGATTGGTTTTCATTTTACAGCCTTTCTTCaacaatattaaattaaattattaaaggtGGCATTAATTGTTATTTTAGCAAAGACACCCAGAAAGAGACTGCGGTCTATTTTACATcccattattaatttattattgatgTTGATATATCATGCGCTCTAAGAATATTAGTtcaaatactataaaaaaatatcaaaagttgttaattattcttttatatttttcatgcattaaatataacaaaaaacGCACTTGATTGAAGATTTCACCTAACGTTACTCAAAAAGACTCCATAGAATTTCCTATGGTTTTTGTGTTTGGCtgattacatataaatatataagaaCTCTATTTCTTACAACTAAGATTAGGTCCCGCAATTTGAGGTTGAATTTAAATTATCTCTAAAATTAAGGGTATTCCCAATGCAATTTGCATCGATATTGAGTTAAAAATTTATTCTATtcgaatattaattttatttatggtacagtttaaattaaatgacttattttaaaaaaattcgatCTGATccaattttaagttatttgaattaaattaaatttattgttttgtaaattaaaaaaaattaaatatatgtaacaaatcttaacaatattttaaaaaatcaacaataatataacaataaaaataaaattataagttagttaaaataaataaataaataaatcacatttgaacataaaatatttcttaaataataataatacatgaataatataaaaatgtataaaaaattgaacatgttatcagtataattgtaaatataataataaaataatatcatcGCACATTATGCGGTTTGAATTGGATtagatcggttatgaaaagtatATTAGAAATTCGATCCAATCAAGCGGTTTACAAAAAAttgaatccaatcaaatccaaattagtgcggttttaatccGTTTTCGATTTGAATTGAATTGGACAAGCAatttaatttggatcggtttggatttgaacatCCCAACCTAAAATTACAATTGACTTAATTTGAACTCCAAATTTTACAATAATAACTTTCTACGAATGACATGTTGATTTTGCACATTAATTTGTTAAGATTTAGACTTCTCTCCTAAATTTTATGTGACTAAGATCTACCAGACCTCCTATAAATTTCATGGACTCCCAACATCCTCACAAAGACGACAATAATaagttcaatttgaaaattttgaaactcTGGAGCAACAATGAAACTTCTAAAAGCTCTAATAGGTCTTAATCACATGGAATCTGAACAAAGAATCCAAACGACAGCAAGTTAATATATCAAATTAACATGtctataacaaaaatcagttcaAAGACAAATACGAAT
This genomic window contains:
- the LOC112789230 gene encoding uncharacterized protein isoform X2 yields the protein MLLEKVLNEFTHGKQEKVSKSEFKEVLSDILLGMAAGLKRDPIVILRIDGEDLLEFLNGPSYEAEMASIFSQIGSPQKSLRHHIVEAFSKLTVDQGIPPASDSWVFSNIVEPVLLSQGGPDWDKPLASENQETFLEGFKKVALCVAERLKEQPVIVAHSENTFDGSGVKRLLSNKFEFDKTLNSVVENLPKDKNGKISKEYLRLALDGVSPSAGLPPFGAIEEMDKVIGEVFKMMNADDAKMVKEDEFKKLLTEILGSIMLQLEGNPISVSSNSVVHEPLGSSSSLLKPSTTETAA
- the LOC112789230 gene encoding uncharacterized protein isoform X1, giving the protein MERRVNNGSSAKNGQVLDGSNIMELVGNEAVFSNFVDHKFQELDRDRDGKLSVKELQPAVADIGAALGLPAQGSNPDSDHIYYEVLNEFTHGKQEKVSKSEFKEVLSDILLGMAAGLKRDPIVILRIDGEDLLEFLNGPSYEAEMASIFSQIGSPQKSLRHHIVEAFSKLTVDQGIPPASDSWVFSNIVEPVLLSQGGPDWDKPLASENQETFLEGFKKVALCVAERLKEQPVIVAHSENTFDGSGVKRLLSNKFEFDKTLNSVVENLPKDKNGKISKEYLRLALDGVSPSAGLPPFGAIEEMDKVIGEVFKMMNADDAKMVKEDEFKKLLTEILGSIMLQLEGNPISVSSNSVVHEPLGSSSSLLKPSTTETAA